From Gemmobacter sp., the proteins below share one genomic window:
- a CDS encoding SIS domain-containing protein: MSLPSSYDPGVVAALSALDAAAVRHVFFVACGGSLSIMHPAKFLLDQHAPIPSDVYNAAEFTTRAPRTLNENSLVILCSMTGTTRETKAAADFARAKGARTIGLTVEPQSPLGQAVDHVVSFEAPYTTGVPINARNSNYARIYQLVMGLVALTGGEDLTAELMASLTALQPAIDRAQRHWARLFADYAPRLAKHDVIYTMASGASYGAAYSFAICVLMEMQWINSQAIHANEFFHGPFEVLDRDRAFILLKGLDSTRPLEDRADEFLHRFGSAANIMVLDAATLDLTGIDPRFQGNLAPLIFFDTLWRFAYKVADLRKHTMLEARRYMKKIAY; the protein is encoded by the coding sequence ATGTCCCTTCCTTCCTCTTACGATCCCGGCGTCGTCGCCGCGCTGTCGGCGCTTGATGCGGCGGCGGTCCGGCATGTGTTCTTTGTCGCCTGCGGCGGGTCGCTGTCGATCATGCATCCGGCCAAGTTCCTGCTGGACCAGCACGCGCCGATCCCGTCGGACGTGTATAACGCGGCCGAATTCACCACCCGCGCGCCGCGCACGCTGAACGAAAATTCGCTGGTGATCCTGTGTTCCATGACCGGGACCACCCGCGAAACCAAGGCGGCGGCGGATTTCGCCCGCGCCAAGGGTGCCCGCACCATCGGCCTGACGGTAGAGCCGCAATCGCCGCTGGGGCAGGCGGTGGACCATGTGGTCAGCTTTGAAGCGCCCTATACCACCGGCGTGCCGATCAATGCGCGCAACAGCAACTATGCCCGCATCTACCAACTGGTCATGGGGCTGGTCGCCCTGACCGGGGGCGAGGATCTGACGGCAGAGCTGATGGCAAGCCTGACCGCGCTGCAACCCGCCATCGACCGGGCGCAGCGGCACTGGGCGCGGCTGTTCGCCGACTACGCCCCGCGACTGGCCAAGCATGACGTGATCTACACCATGGCAAGCGGGGCCAGCTATGGCGCGGCCTATTCCTTTGCCATCTGCGTGCTGATGGAAATGCAGTGGATCAACAGTCAGGCGATCCATGCCAACGAATTCTTCCACGGGCCGTTCGAGGTGCTGGACCGCGACCGTGCCTTCATCCTGCTCAAGGGGCTCGACAGCACCCGCCCGCTGGAGGACCGCGCCGACGAGTTCCTGCACCGCTTCGGATCGGCCGCCAATATCATGGTGCTGGATGCCGCCACGCTGGATCTGACCGGCATAGACCCGCGGTTCCAAGGCAACCTTGCGCCGCTGATCTTCTTCGACACGCTGTGGCGTTTCGCCTACAAGGTGGCCGACCTGCGCAAGCACACCATGCTGGAAGCGCGGCGGTACATGAAGAAGATCGCCTATTGA
- a CDS encoding GntR family transcriptional regulator, which produces MDDDKALPRYEQVRRAILAGIEGGELPAGSFLPPEPELMAAHGVSRITLRRAIGDLCAEGLLQRQQGRGTLVLPRKMRQTLVSLGGFSETLDGLGRKAGHRVLARDDAPDAPAVQGRLGAAALIRFDRLLEDDGRPMTLESLWFDAGRFPQVVAVVAAGGSFFAALRDLAGVVPAHAERQIDVGFASGPERAVLGVTAAQPVYRIEKIVIGADGQPLALSRLVTPSHLVTYTIKT; this is translated from the coding sequence ATGGACGACGACAAGGCCCTGCCCCGCTATGAACAGGTGCGCCGTGCCATTCTGGCCGGGATCGAGGGGGGGGAACTGCCGGCCGGCAGTTTCCTGCCGCCGGAACCCGAGCTGATGGCGGCCCATGGGGTCAGCCGCATCACCCTGCGCCGGGCCATCGGCGATCTGTGCGCCGAAGGGCTGCTGCAACGCCAGCAGGGCCGGGGCACGCTGGTGCTGCCACGCAAGATGCGCCAGACGCTGGTGTCGCTGGGCGGGTTTTCCGAAACGCTGGATGGCCTGGGCCGCAAGGCCGGGCACCGCGTGCTGGCCCGCGACGATGCGCCCGATGCCCCCGCGGTGCAGGGCCGGCTGGGGGCGGCGGCGCTGATCCGGTTCGACCGGCTGCTGGAGGATGACGGCCGCCCGATGACGCTGGAATCGCTGTGGTTCGATGCGGGGCGGTTCCCTCAGGTCGTCGCGGTGGTGGCGGCGGGCGGATCGTTCTTTGCCGCGCTGCGCGATCTGGCCGGGGTGGTGCCCGCCCATGCCGAGCGCCAGATCGACGTGGGCTTTGCCTCTGGCCCGGAACGGGCGGTGCTGGGGGTGACGGCGGCGCAGCCGGTCTACCGCATTGAAAAGATTGTCATCGGCGCCGACGGCCAGCCGCTGGCGCTGTCGCGGCTGGTGACGCCCAGCCATCTGGTCACCTATACGATCAAGACTTGA